The following proteins come from a genomic window of Achromobacter sp. AONIH1:
- a CDS encoding glutamine synthetase family protein: MDTQGKSGIDIKTVEDAIRLVEASKLTHIKVGLSDVDGILRGKYLRKDKFVCALRSGFAFCSVVLGWDADDQMYDNASYTGWHTAYPDAQVRIIPQSCRRLPLEIMNGEPMLFFLAEFAGDAEDICPRGVLRRVIKRAGDLGYDVYSALEYEFFVFEETPHSVREKNYQNLKSWTPGNFGYSILRSTVNSDFYRDLIDMTETMDMPIEGLHTETGPGVLEAALAVDEALAMADKAMLFKCFTKALAQRNGLMATFMAKWSHNEPGQSGHIHMSLRERESGKSAFHDESRPHNMSVVQEHFIAGVQQFLPEFMSMYGQTVNSYSRLVPGYWAPLDATWGVENRTTALRLIPGTEKSQRVEVRIGSADANPYIALAAALGAGLHGIEHKLKLQPIVTGNAYTQQFPDHLKLPSSLWDAAQRLRASAVGRELFGDAFVEHFVATREWEERQFRRHVTDWELKRYFEII; encoded by the coding sequence GTGGACACGCAGGGTAAGTCGGGTATCGATATCAAGACGGTCGAGGACGCCATTCGATTGGTCGAGGCCAGCAAGCTGACTCACATCAAGGTGGGGCTGTCCGACGTCGACGGCATCCTGCGCGGCAAGTATCTGCGCAAGGACAAGTTCGTCTGCGCGTTGCGCTCGGGGTTCGCGTTCTGCAGCGTGGTGCTGGGGTGGGACGCTGACGATCAGATGTACGACAACGCGTCGTACACGGGTTGGCACACGGCCTACCCGGATGCGCAGGTCCGCATCATTCCGCAGAGCTGCCGCCGGCTGCCGCTGGAAATCATGAACGGCGAACCGATGCTGTTCTTCCTGGCGGAGTTCGCCGGCGATGCCGAGGACATCTGCCCGCGCGGCGTCCTGCGCCGGGTGATCAAGCGCGCCGGCGACCTGGGCTACGACGTGTATTCGGCGCTGGAATACGAGTTCTTCGTGTTCGAGGAAACGCCTCACAGCGTGCGCGAAAAGAACTACCAGAACCTCAAGAGCTGGACGCCCGGGAACTTCGGCTATTCGATCCTGCGCAGCACGGTGAACAGCGATTTCTATCGCGACCTCATCGACATGACCGAGACCATGGACATGCCGATCGAGGGACTGCACACCGAGACGGGGCCGGGCGTGCTGGAGGCCGCGCTGGCGGTCGACGAAGCCTTGGCGATGGCCGACAAGGCCATGCTGTTCAAGTGCTTCACCAAGGCCCTGGCCCAGCGCAACGGCCTGATGGCCACGTTCATGGCGAAGTGGTCGCACAACGAGCCCGGCCAGAGCGGCCACATCCACATGTCGCTGCGCGAGCGGGAATCAGGGAAGTCGGCGTTCCACGATGAATCGCGGCCGCACAACATGAGCGTGGTGCAGGAGCACTTCATCGCCGGCGTCCAGCAATTCCTGCCGGAATTCATGAGCATGTACGGGCAGACGGTCAACAGCTATTCGCGTCTGGTGCCGGGTTATTGGGCGCCGCTGGACGCCACCTGGGGCGTGGAAAACCGCACCACGGCCTTGCGCCTGATTCCGGGAACGGAAAAGTCGCAGCGCGTCGAGGTGCGCATCGGCTCCGCGGACGCGAATCCGTACATCGCCCTGGCCGCGGCCCTGGGCGCGGGTCTCCACGGCATCGAGCACAAGCTGAAACTCCAGCCCATCGTCACGGGCAATGCCTACACGCAGCAGTTTCCCGATCATCTGAAGCTGCCCAGCTCGCTATGGGACGCGGCGCAGCGCCTGCGCGCATCGGCAGTGGGGCGCGAGCTGTTCGGCGATGCGTTCGTCGAGCATTTCGTGGCCACGCGCGAGTGGGAGGAGCGCCAGTTCCGCCGTCATGTGACGGACTGGGAGCTCAAGCGCTATTTCGAAATCATCTAG
- a CDS encoding helix-turn-helix domain-containing protein has protein sequence MLETSTSVREFKARQIVSHDADEQAATLCGWKQTYDQLTPGPFVGSLTELNFSATHLFCETTSHKLHQLCEIPDGAWWFGIPVGRDAAGSIHATPISTEVLAFRPGGCEFELLTPPDYSILGVVVNADALMRYAEQYCESTLRQIHTSNEIICIGAQRRHALSEMLQMILREGRSAADASGGAAQHNVETTIFATLVESGVLPTTRQKARHISSARRVQIASDARDFALANRDRAVGILELCGVLHVSRRTLQYCFEYAYDTTPQNYLRALRLNGVRRELSARERGSTTIHQVASSWGFWHMSQFAQDYRTLFGVLPSDTLLAGGGSAG, from the coding sequence ATGCTCGAAACCTCTACATCAGTCCGCGAGTTCAAGGCGCGCCAGATCGTGTCGCACGATGCCGACGAGCAGGCGGCGACCTTGTGCGGCTGGAAGCAGACCTACGACCAGCTGACTCCCGGACCGTTTGTCGGCAGTCTTACCGAGCTGAATTTCTCGGCCACGCATCTGTTTTGCGAAACGACCAGCCACAAGCTGCATCAGCTGTGCGAGATTCCGGATGGCGCATGGTGGTTCGGCATTCCGGTCGGACGCGATGCCGCCGGCAGCATCCATGCCACGCCCATCTCGACGGAGGTGCTGGCCTTTCGTCCGGGCGGATGTGAATTCGAACTGCTGACGCCGCCCGACTATTCGATTCTCGGCGTGGTGGTGAACGCGGATGCGCTCATGCGCTACGCCGAGCAGTACTGCGAATCGACGTTGCGGCAGATCCACACCAGCAACGAGATCATCTGTATCGGCGCGCAGAGGCGGCATGCGCTGAGCGAGATGCTGCAGATGATCCTGCGGGAAGGGCGCAGCGCCGCCGATGCCTCCGGGGGCGCCGCGCAGCACAACGTGGAAACGACGATATTCGCCACGCTGGTCGAGTCCGGCGTGTTGCCGACGACGCGCCAGAAGGCCCGCCACATCTCGAGCGCGCGTCGGGTCCAGATCGCTTCCGATGCCCGCGATTTCGCGCTGGCCAACCGGGACAGGGCGGTCGGCATCCTGGAGCTTTGCGGCGTGCTGCACGTCAGCCGCAGAACGCTTCAATACTGTTTTGAATATGCCTACGACACGACGCCGCAGAACTACCTGCGCGCGTTGCGGCTCAATGGCGTGCGTCGAGAGCTGTCAGCGCGCGAGCGCGGTTCGACCACCATCCATCAGGTCGCCTCATCCTGGGGCTTCTGGCACATGAGCCAGTTTGCCCAGGACTATCGGACGCTGTTCGGCGTGCTGCCTTCCGACACCCTGCTCGCGGGCGGCGGCAGCGCGGGCTGA
- a CDS encoding aldehyde dehydrogenase family protein, which yields MKKQLTTISPIDGSLYVQRDLATDTQIAQALTHAHAVQKDWARQPIAHRIRILSTAIDRFVANKEIIAEGITRQMGRPIRYAGGEVDGFAARARHMLSIAEASLRPIQAPPQEGYTRYITREPAGVVFTIAPWNYPLLTAVNSIVPALAAGNAVILKHSDQTPLCAEWIHQAFVEAGLPPGLFQYLHVDHDAVRRIIESNQVNVVCFTGSVAGGRAIEQAAAGRFIGVGLELGGNDPAYVREDANLGHAVETLVDGAFFNSGQSCCGIQRIYVAQRHYDAFVQRAVALTNQYVLGNPLDPATTLGPVVRASAADGVRAVIADALAKGAKNLIDPQVFGRADDGGPYLAPGLFVNVDHTMTLMNDECFGPVVGIMPVRDDEQAIALMNSSPYGLTASVFTTDEQAAIGIGQRLETGTFFMNRCDYLDPALAWTGVKHSGRGATLSQVGYEHLTRPKSFHLKRHVQP from the coding sequence ATGAAAAAGCAACTGACCACCATCAGCCCCATCGATGGCAGCCTGTACGTTCAGCGCGATCTGGCGACGGACACGCAGATCGCGCAGGCGCTGACGCACGCGCACGCAGTTCAGAAGGACTGGGCCAGGCAGCCGATCGCGCATCGCATCAGGATCCTGAGCACCGCGATCGACCGCTTTGTCGCCAACAAGGAGATCATCGCCGAAGGCATCACGCGCCAGATGGGGCGGCCGATCCGCTATGCCGGCGGCGAGGTGGACGGATTCGCCGCGCGCGCCCGCCACATGCTGTCGATCGCCGAAGCGTCGCTGCGGCCCATCCAGGCGCCGCCGCAGGAAGGCTACACCCGCTACATCACGCGCGAACCGGCAGGCGTGGTCTTCACGATCGCGCCGTGGAACTACCCGCTGCTGACGGCGGTGAACAGCATCGTGCCGGCGCTGGCGGCCGGCAACGCGGTCATCCTGAAGCACTCTGACCAGACGCCGCTTTGCGCCGAATGGATCCACCAGGCCTTCGTCGAGGCCGGTCTGCCGCCGGGTCTGTTCCAGTACCTGCACGTCGACCATGATGCCGTTCGCCGCATCATCGAATCCAATCAGGTCAACGTCGTCTGCTTCACGGGATCGGTGGCCGGCGGGCGCGCCATCGAGCAGGCGGCCGCCGGCCGCTTCATCGGCGTCGGCCTGGAACTGGGCGGCAACGATCCGGCCTATGTGCGCGAAGACGCCAACCTCGGCCATGCCGTCGAGACGCTGGTGGACGGCGCGTTTTTCAATAGCGGGCAGTCCTGCTGCGGCATCCAGCGCATCTACGTCGCGCAGCGCCACTATGACGCGTTCGTTCAGCGCGCCGTGGCGCTGACGAACCAGTATGTGCTGGGAAATCCGCTGGACCCGGCGACGACGCTGGGCCCGGTCGTCCGCGCCTCGGCGGCTGATGGCGTGCGCGCCGTCATTGCCGACGCGCTGGCGAAGGGCGCGAAGAATCTCATTGATCCGCAGGTGTTCGGCAGGGCTGACGATGGCGGACCGTATCTGGCGCCGGGGCTGTTCGTCAACGTGGATCACACGATGACGCTGATGAACGATGAATGCTTTGGCCCCGTCGTCGGCATCATGCCGGTCCGGGACGACGAGCAGGCGATCGCGCTGATGAACTCCAGCCCTTACGGCCTGACCGCCAGTGTATTCACCACCGACGAGCAGGCGGCGATCGGCATCGGCCAGCGCCTGGAGACGGGCACGTTCTTCATGAATCGCTGCGACTACCTGGATCCGGCGCTGGCATGGACCGGCGTGAAGCACTCTGGGCGCGGGGCCACGCTCTCGCAGGTCGGCTATGAGCATCTGACCCGTCCGAAGTCCTTCCACCTGAAGCGGCATGTCCAACCCTAG